A region from the Mycoplasmopsis phocirhinis genome encodes:
- the def gene encoding peptide deformylase: MKYKVKLVKLPNQVLRQKSQNVKLPLTDEDIHLAETMIYHIDNSQTSNTKFQPGVGVAAVQYGILKNMFYINTEEIDPLLISNGVRKIKDVFINPKIIAKSEYKISLNDGEGCLSVGKNIKGQDGYVYRANRIVFEAYSYAEKKVVKMDLEGYLAIVAQHELDHLNGKLFIDHINKKNPWKKEPNSHLIG; encoded by the coding sequence ATGAAATACAAAGTAAAATTAGTAAAACTTCCTAATCAAGTTTTGCGTCAAAAATCACAAAACGTGAAACTTCCTCTTACTGATGAAGATATTCATTTAGCTGAAACGATGATTTATCACATCGACAATAGTCAAACATCTAACACTAAATTTCAACCCGGTGTGGGTGTAGCAGCAGTCCAATACGGTATTTTAAAAAATATGTTCTATATAAACACTGAAGAAATCGATCCTTTATTAATTTCTAATGGCGTTAGAAAAATAAAGGATGTGTTTATTAATCCCAAAATAATAGCAAAATCAGAATATAAAATCTCACTCAATGATGGAGAGGGTTGTTTAAGTGTTGGAAAAAATATCAAAGGCCAAGATGGTTATGTTTATCGTGCAAATAGAATTGTTTTTGAAGCTTATTCATATGCTGAAAAAAAAGTAGTCAAAATGGATTTAGAAGGTTATTTAGCAATAGTTGCCCAACATGAATTAGACCATTTAAATGGGAAATTATTTATTGACCATATCAACAAAAAAAATCCTTGAAAAAAAGAACCTAATTCACATCTCATAGGCTAA
- the rsmD gene encoding 16S rRNA (guanine(966)-N(2))-methyltransferase RsmD: protein MLRIISGKYRRMQIKEPKTSFTRPTKDSVREAIFNSIRFDIENKNVLDLFAGSGAMGLEALSNNAQNVIFIDSNSTAIETIQSNLKSLKLNVQNVFKTDSLKFLQTTQAKFDFIFIDPPYANYEIINESLLIIYQRKLLNENGQIIIETDSTHNIQFLLYFAHFKTKKYGKSFVIFLQNKNKNE, encoded by the coding sequence ATGTTAAGAATAATTTCAGGTAAATATAGAAGAATGCAAATCAAAGAGCCTAAAACCTCCTTTACAAGGCCAACAAAAGATAGCGTTCGTGAAGCAATATTTAACTCAATTCGTTTTGATATAGAAAATAAAAACGTGCTTGATTTATTTGCCGGAAGTGGTGCAATGGGTTTAGAAGCATTGAGCAATAATGCTCAAAATGTTATTTTTATCGATTCCAACTCAACTGCAATAGAAACAATTCAAAGTAATCTCAAATCATTAAAACTAAATGTTCAAAATGTTTTTAAGACGGATTCGTTAAAATTTTTACAAACTACACAGGCTAAATTTGATTTTATTTTTATTGATCCGCCCTATGCTAATTATGAAATTATTAATGAATCGCTATTAATTATTTATCAAAGAAAACTCTTAAACGAAAATGGTCAAATTATTATTGAAACTGATAGTACTCATAACATTCAATTCTTATTGTATTTTGCACACTTTAAAACTAAAAAGTATGGCAAAAGTTTTGTTATTTTTTTACAAAATAAAAACAAAAATGAATAA
- a CDS encoding LacI family DNA-binding transcriptional regulator, giving the protein MRSFSYKDISKLAKVSISTVSRYYNGGYVSKKTKAKIEKVVKEHGYYPNNGARLIKGRSSSIFIIVPEWYDNAYTHIMNGIEQAAKNNGKKVFITHSASNQQEYIETIKYCLAWKPSAIVFFLPKIENEQIIHFLKYHHFDTTTVIYGEQVEGLNWVDIDTENAFFSVTKIFADYIEPSQKLIYADDAKLSVRQCQLRFSGFKKACEKLNIEYERYLVNNKKIVEVQKFQKYLIDNNHVNVVCSTHETFVNLVSSNDKQLRLTDIGFQSIYDTQKKYKTKIFIDYRKIGEQIEKIIQSIENNKYNEIDTEQKQLTHIFKPVIITQK; this is encoded by the coding sequence ATGAGAAGTTTTTCATATAAAGATATATCAAAATTAGCTAAAGTTTCAATAAGTACAGTTAGCAGATATTATAACGGTGGCTATGTGAGCAAAAAAACAAAAGCTAAAATTGAGAAAGTTGTGAAAGAACATGGTTATTATCCAAACAACGGTGCTCGACTTATTAAAGGCCGTAGTAGTTCAATATTTATTATAGTTCCTGAATGATATGATAACGCTTATACTCATATAATGAATGGTATTGAACAAGCCGCTAAAAACAACGGTAAAAAAGTTTTTATTACTCATTCAGCTTCAAATCAACAAGAATATATTGAAACGATTAAATATTGTTTAGCTTGGAAACCAAGTGCGATTGTTTTTTTTCTACCTAAAATAGAAAATGAGCAAATTATTCATTTCTTAAAATATCACCATTTTGACACAACCACAGTTATTTATGGAGAACAAGTTGAAGGTTTAAATTGAGTAGACATTGATACCGAAAATGCTTTTTTTTCAGTAACAAAAATATTTGCCGATTATATTGAACCATCGCAAAAATTAATTTATGCTGATGATGCTAAATTGTCGGTAAGGCAATGCCAATTACGTTTTTCAGGTTTTAAAAAAGCTTGTGAAAAATTGAATATTGAGTATGAAAGATATTTAGTTAACAATAAAAAAATTGTCGAAGTACAAAAATTTCAAAAATATTTAATTGATAATAACCATGTCAATGTTGTATGTTCTACTCACGAAACATTTGTTAATTTAGTTTCTTCAAACGATAAACAATTAAGACTAACGGATATAGGTTTTCAATCAATATACGATACTCAAAAAAAATACAAAACCAAAATATTTATAGACTATAGAAAAATAGGTGAACAAATTGAAAAAATTATTCAAAGTATTGAGAACAATAAATATAATGAAATAGACACTGAACAAAAGCAACTCACACACATTTTTAAACCAGTAATAATTACACAAAAATAA
- the smpB gene encoding SsrA-binding protein, producing MKIISDNRKGLHGYKIIDTYEVGIALEGWEVKSARAGTVQLTTSYCFFKNNEIFLSNATFKQFMLIQTNETQERKLLMHKNQIIRLQNKKERLASSTILPTKIYFNSASRIKVEIALVTGMNKSDKREALKKRDNERYLQKVLRNYK from the coding sequence ATGAAAATAATAAGCGATAATCGCAAAGGATTACACGGGTATAAAATTATAGACACTTATGAGGTAGGAATAGCACTCGAAGGTTGAGAAGTTAAATCTGCACGAGCTGGTACAGTTCAATTAACAACTTCTTATTGCTTTTTTAAAAATAATGAAATTTTTCTCTCAAACGCAACTTTTAAACAATTTATGTTAATTCAAACTAACGAAACCCAAGAACGTAAATTATTAATGCACAAAAACCAAATTATTCGTCTGCAAAACAAAAAAGAACGCCTTGCTTCTTCGACAATTTTGCCAACTAAAATATATTTTAATTCCGCTTCAAGAATAAAAGTTGAAATCGCATTAGTGACCGGAATGAATAAATCCGATAAACGCGAAGCACTTAAAAAACGCGATAATGAACGTTATTTACAAAAAGTTTTAAGAAATTATAAATAA
- a CDS encoding thioredoxin family protein, whose translation MKGINMLKEIDQTTYKNEVHGKEQKPYLLVFHALWCPPCRNFKNSLEELVEKNGVKVYRVNIDENQDLPAEYGVKNLPTWFVMNPDGSVAQKLTGYKPYEDLLQDVSKYL comes from the coding sequence ATGAAAGGAATTAACATGCTAAAAGAAATTGATCAAACTACTTACAAAAATGAAGTTCATGGCAAAGAACAAAAACCATACTTATTAGTATTTCACGCTTTATGATGCCCTCCATGTAGAAACTTTAAAAATTCTTTAGAAGAATTAGTAGAAAAAAACGGAGTTAAAGTATATCGGGTAAATATAGATGAAAATCAAGATTTGCCGGCTGAATACGGTGTAAAAAATCTGCCAACATGATTCGTGATGAACCCAGATGGGAGCGTTGCTCAAAAATTAACAGGTTATAAACCTTACGAAGATTTATTACAAGATGTTTCAAAATATCTATAA
- the gyrB gene encoding DNA topoisomerase (ATP-hydrolyzing) subunit B: MYILILILNLNGGFVSSKNEYGASNIKVLKGLEAVRVRPGMYIGSTGPRGLHHLIWEIVDNSVDEAMAGFADKVSITITQDGSAIIEDNGRGIPVDIHPETGLSTVETVLTVLHAGGKFDSETYKVSGGLHGVGASVVNALSISLEVWVNRDSKQYYARFADGGQIVEHLKEIASLNSKTSGTKIKFKPDFSIMDEHPFDKNVILDHAKQIAYLNKGLKIYVNDERDSTEKEFCFEGGIVDYVKELNKGQKLIHQNVIYAEGEYSYNNEAPVVVEVAVQYNEKITSNVVSYANNIITVEGGTHESGFYDALVRLINNYATLNSFIKNDDDKFTRDDVKEGIVAIISIKHTDPIFEGQTKSKLGNKDARIAVNKVFSDSLERFLNENPFEAKVLIQKIIDARKSRLAGQAARDAARRKTVFDSGSLPGKLADCSSKNAEISELYIVEGNSAGGSAKNGRDRETQAILPLRGKVINVEKNAPSKVFANAEILSLISALGTGVGEDFNINKLRYHKIVIMTDADVDGSHIRTLLLTFFYRYFRPLIEYGFIYIAQPPLYRLQQGKTIKYVYSDTEKETLMAQMNQSQKITVQRYKGLGEMDAEQLWDTTMDPNNRKMLQVQISDAAQADWTFTTLMGDEVFPRREFIEANAKYVKNIDL, translated from the coding sequence ATGTATATATTAATATTAATATTAAATTTAAATGGAGGTTTTGTGTCAAGTAAAAATGAATATGGTGCATCAAATATTAAAGTTTTAAAAGGTTTAGAAGCAGTAAGAGTGCGGCCTGGAATGTATATTGGTTCTACAGGCCCACGTGGTTTACACCATTTAATTTGAGAAATAGTAGATAATTCTGTAGATGAAGCAATGGCTGGTTTTGCAGATAAGGTTTCTATAACTATTACTCAAGATGGTAGTGCAATTATTGAAGATAATGGACGAGGTATACCTGTTGATATCCACCCCGAAACTGGTCTATCAACAGTTGAAACAGTTTTAACAGTTTTACATGCCGGCGGTAAATTTGATTCTGAAACATATAAAGTTTCGGGTGGACTACACGGTGTAGGTGCTTCAGTTGTTAATGCTTTAAGTATAAGTTTAGAAGTATGGGTAAATCGTGATTCAAAACAATATTATGCTCGCTTCGCTGATGGTGGCCAAATTGTTGAACATCTTAAAGAAATTGCAAGTCTAAATTCAAAAACATCTGGCACAAAAATAAAATTCAAACCTGATTTTTCAATAATGGATGAACATCCTTTTGATAAAAATGTAATTTTGGACCATGCTAAACAAATTGCATACTTAAATAAAGGTTTAAAAATATACGTAAACGACGAACGTGATAGCACTGAAAAAGAATTTTGCTTTGAGGGTGGTATAGTTGATTATGTTAAAGAATTAAATAAAGGTCAAAAACTTATTCACCAAAATGTAATTTACGCCGAAGGAGAATATTCTTACAACAACGAAGCACCTGTAGTTGTTGAAGTTGCTGTTCAATATAACGAGAAAATAACTAGTAATGTTGTGAGTTATGCTAACAACATTATAACAGTGGAAGGCGGAACACACGAAAGTGGTTTTTATGACGCTCTTGTACGACTTATAAATAACTATGCAACTTTAAATTCCTTTATTAAAAACGATGATGATAAATTTACTCGCGATGATGTAAAAGAAGGAATAGTAGCTATTATTTCAATTAAACATACCGATCCTATTTTTGAAGGCCAAACTAAAAGTAAATTAGGAAATAAAGATGCCCGTATAGCGGTTAATAAGGTATTTAGTGATTCATTGGAAAGATTTTTAAACGAAAATCCTTTTGAAGCCAAAGTTTTAATTCAAAAAATTATTGATGCTCGCAAATCAAGACTAGCAGGTCAAGCAGCCCGTGATGCAGCTCGTCGCAAAACAGTTTTTGATTCAGGATCTCTACCGGGCAAGTTAGCTGATTGTTCATCAAAAAATGCTGAAATAAGCGAATTGTATATAGTTGAGGGTAATTCGGCTGGAGGTTCAGCCAAAAATGGTCGCGATCGTGAAACACAAGCTATTTTACCTCTTCGTGGAAAAGTGATCAATGTTGAAAAAAACGCACCAAGCAAAGTTTTCGCAAATGCTGAGATTTTGTCATTAATTTCCGCGTTAGGTACTGGTGTTGGTGAAGATTTTAATATTAATAAATTAAGATATCACAAAATTGTCATTATGACTGATGCTGATGTTGATGGATCTCATATTAGAACTTTGCTCTTAACGTTTTTTTACCGTTATTTTAGACCTTTAATTGAGTATGGTTTTATATATATCGCTCAACCACCGTTATATAGGCTGCAACAAGGAAAAACAATAAAATATGTCTATAGCGATACAGAAAAGGAAACTTTAATGGCTCAAATGAACCAATCTCAAAAAATAACAGTTCAACGTTATAAAGGTTTAGGTGAAATGGATGCTGAACAACTTTGAGACACTACTATGGACCCAAACAATCGAAAAATGTTACAAGTACAAATTTCAGATGCTGCCCAAGCAGATTGAACTTTTACCACTTTAATGGGTGATGAAGTGTTTCCGCGTCGTGAATTTATTGAAGCTAACGCTAAATACGTTAAAAATATCGATTTATAG
- a CDS encoding DUF2179 domain-containing protein, translating to MNRKNSQSQNRLDKNNKNDFVSKEIQFDPASLDIFTQEPGHGVKKTVMRKNTKYKYTKLSNFVLKLSRFYAPMPMWKLALITSGLAVLFGIIGVFLVKNPGVYNFGAAAFGQATARITNVLLKDNKNITPAIYNVIDHALFWILYIILSIPIFIFGWKKTGKIFTLLTILFLVVSSLVSFVVGQIPGSDKLYLIGNFSHSDIPLELKNHIVKFYWAGKNQMWSLIPLHWNDAGNVIAQMIFGVVYGFLLAFFFAVIAIIGGSAGVTGIIGEYMSVVKQKNFGTINGYINFGILVVAVAIGSYLPGSLLINSFAKQIAPSNTVNDWNAFVQNIENWNNLNSYQQGQIITTLQSFKELAWSPSMYLSPNFVSTLISNFVFVFALNKLFPRFKIVQCKVYSPHMSAIKSAIIGDKKTINSFTVTVGEGGYSGSKTKVLSSITLYKQVPRLIKKIRAVDENALITVSNVASVDGKLYIPDSKF from the coding sequence ATGAATAGAAAAAATTCTCAATCTCAAAACCGTTTAGATAAAAACAATAAAAACGATTTTGTTTCAAAAGAGATTCAATTTGATCCTGCCAGTTTAGATATTTTTACTCAGGAACCAGGCCATGGTGTTAAAAAAACTGTGATGCGCAAAAATACTAAATATAAATACACAAAATTATCAAATTTTGTTCTGAAATTATCGAGATTTTATGCGCCAATGCCGATGTGAAAACTAGCTTTAATCACGTCTGGTTTAGCGGTATTATTCGGGATAATTGGAGTTTTTTTGGTTAAAAACCCAGGTGTATATAATTTTGGTGCTGCAGCATTCGGGCAAGCAACCGCCAGAATAACTAATGTTTTACTAAAGGACAATAAAAATATAACACCTGCAATTTATAATGTAATAGATCACGCTTTATTTTGAATTTTGTATATCATTCTTTCAATACCAATATTTATTTTTGGCTGAAAAAAAACAGGAAAAATATTTACTTTATTGACAATATTATTTTTAGTTGTTTCAAGTTTAGTTTCTTTTGTTGTGGGTCAAATTCCTGGTTCAGACAAATTATATTTAATTGGTAATTTTTCACACAGCGACATACCATTAGAATTAAAAAACCATATTGTTAAATTTTATTGGGCTGGTAAAAACCAAATGTGGTCATTAATTCCGTTGCATTGAAATGATGCTGGCAATGTAATTGCTCAAATGATTTTTGGTGTAGTTTATGGATTTTTGCTTGCCTTCTTTTTTGCGGTAATAGCAATTATTGGAGGTTCAGCTGGCGTAACAGGCATCATAGGTGAATATATGTCTGTAGTTAAACAGAAAAATTTTGGAACAATAAATGGGTATATTAATTTTGGTATTTTAGTTGTAGCGGTGGCTATTGGTTCTTATTTACCTGGAAGTTTGCTAATTAATTCGTTTGCTAAACAAATAGCACCTTCTAATACTGTCAATGATTGAAATGCTTTTGTTCAAAATATAGAAAATTGAAACAATTTAAATTCATATCAACAAGGTCAAATTATTACAACATTACAATCTTTTAAAGAATTGGCTTGATCGCCTTCAATGTATTTATCGCCAAATTTTGTTTCAACATTAATTTCAAATTTTGTCTTTGTTTTTGCTCTTAACAAGTTATTTCCAAGATTTAAAATTGTGCAATGTAAAGTTTATTCACCACATATGAGTGCTATTAAATCAGCAATTATTGGTGACAAAAAAACAATTAACAGTTTTACAGTTACAGTTGGAGAAGGCGGCTATTCTGGTTCAAAAACAAAAGTTCTTTCATCAATAACGTTATATAAACAAGTGCCTCGTTTAATCAAAAAAATCCGTGCAGTTGATGAAAACGCCTTAATTACAGTTTCAAATGTTGCTTCAGTTGATGGAAAATTATATATTCCAGATAGTAAATTTTAA
- a CDS encoding alpha/beta fold hydrolase → MKFNYIDFDNEHIPIYTDDRKSDTTLFFLHGINSSSDFCTKLIDLPHKYNTVAINFPGSKYIQSENIENKIKLNKWYEYANEVIQQIKTKHIYILAHSMSGFIGAKLANHPRVKKVILLSAINPLMIKSQSYSMLKNLLNNNVKSGDLWTKILSMGLKFSSFGRNILNINEKWVPIIKENLLDTSFLEKLHNLYSSAKDKLIFIIGENDTIVDSKWFIEYAKSIDAPHFIIGLNHSPLYTDPQGINHFLNILFKPKKRMPYTKFIDFSKNVMDVLIEYEEHSFEDIFKAE, encoded by the coding sequence ATGAAATTTAATTATATAGATTTTGATAACGAACATATTCCAATCTATACCGATGATCGCAAAAGTGATACCACATTATTTTTTTTACATGGAATTAATTCAAGTAGCGATTTTTGTACTAAATTAATTGATTTACCGCATAAATATAATACAGTGGCGATTAATTTTCCAGGAAGCAAATATATTCAAAGCGAAAACATAGAAAATAAAATTAAGTTAAATAAATGGTATGAATACGCTAATGAAGTTATTCAACAAATAAAAACAAAACATATTTACATTTTGGCTCACTCTATGTCTGGTTTTATTGGTGCTAAATTAGCTAATCACCCTCGAGTTAAAAAAGTTATTTTGCTTTCTGCTATAAATCCTTTAATGATTAAATCTCAATCATATTCGATGTTAAAAAATTTATTAAATAATAATGTTAAATCTGGAGATCTATGAACAAAAATATTGAGTATGGGTTTAAAATTCAGTTCTTTTGGTCGTAATATTTTAAATATTAACGAAAAATGAGTACCTATAATTAAAGAAAACTTATTAGACACATCATTTTTAGAAAAATTACACAATTTATACTCATCTGCTAAAGACAAACTTATTTTTATTATTGGCGAAAACGACACAATTGTTGACTCAAAATGATTTATAGAGTATGCTAAAAGCATAGATGCACCACATTTTATTATTGGCCTAAATCATTCGCCATTGTACACTGACCCACAAGGTATTAATCATTTTTTAAATATTCTTTTTAAACCTAAAAAGAGAATGCCATACACAAAATTTATTGATTTTAGCAAAAATGTAATGGATGTTTTAATTGAATATGAAGAGCATAGTTTTGAAGATATTTTTAAAGCTGAATAA
- a CDS encoding HpyAIV family type II restriction enzyme, translating into MDYTSFELKLKSIFSTHSGPKLLLKLINSPYRFNSNLHPFNVLTKIEQSFLKTQENSYYKFILNCAEEIFYSSLNDIEHINNSFKLDYVLNDDEIDNQTNYDKSEIVKFRSSIAFQDKQKQEITLLFAKKRDIFSVKKTDEFTEQILLRVRALHQAFPEWKIKYIVWFIDPLYTNSQEFFDNFVKQHNSENIEILFKYGVDLFVDYKLEKKWEEVQQNIDIFKKKNEDYFLKMPNLSTDKITLEFMVNMSNNTWEKLNSNNLDMVQLRKIIFDDENENSNFKKAARLRLEVLNDNIS; encoded by the coding sequence ATGGATTATACAAGTTTCGAACTTAAATTAAAAAGTATATTTAGCACACATAGTGGGCCAAAATTGTTATTAAAATTAATTAATTCACCTTATAGATTTAATTCAAATTTGCACCCATTTAATGTATTAACTAAAATTGAACAATCATTTCTAAAAACTCAAGAAAACAGTTATTATAAATTTATTTTAAATTGTGCTGAAGAAATTTTTTATTCATCATTAAACGATATCGAACACATAAATAATAGTTTTAAACTTGATTATGTTTTAAATGATGATGAAATCGATAATCAAACCAATTATGACAAAAGCGAAATAGTAAAATTTAGATCTTCAATTGCTTTTCAAGATAAACAAAAACAAGAAATAACGTTATTGTTTGCGAAAAAACGAGATATTTTTTCAGTCAAAAAAACCGACGAATTCACTGAACAAATTTTATTAAGAGTTCGAGCACTACACCAAGCTTTTCCTGAATGAAAAATCAAGTATATTGTTTGATTTATTGACCCTCTTTACACAAATTCACAGGAATTTTTTGATAATTTTGTAAAACAACATAACAGCGAAAATATTGAAATTTTATTTAAATATGGTGTTGATTTGTTTGTTGATTATAAACTAGAGAAAAAATGAGAAGAGGTTCAACAAAACATAGATATTTTTAAGAAAAAAAATGAGGATTATTTCTTAAAAATGCCTAACTTATCGACTGACAAAATTACTCTTGAATTTATGGTAAATATGAGTAATAATACTTGAGAAAAATTAAATTCGAATAATTTAGATATGGTCCAATTAAGAAAAATTATTTTTGATGACGAAAATGAAAATAGTAATTTTAAAAAAGCAGCTCGTTTAAGATTAGAAGTTTTGAATGATAATATTTCCTAA
- the nadE gene encoding NAD(+) synthase, with protein sequence MLRKGLRENNYLNSKPNNQKIEAYCNYLIKWLQSRVKKAMANGLIVGVSGGIDSALVSALAKKAFPKNTLGVVMPIDSMELDLKDIQELVNNIDLEILTIDLKSTFEAIKFATNITNSMSISNIKPRLRMTTLYALAQQKNYLVVGTDNEDEIYIGYFTKYGDGGVDILPISRLLKNEVQLMASFLNVPDSIINKKPSAGLWVGQNDEDELGFSYNELDNYLNNNLDLVSNDALIKIKKLHNLTHHKRQKPYQPKTIEQYFKKEN encoded by the coding sequence ATGTTAAGAAAAGGTTTAAGAGAAAATAATTATTTAAATTCTAAACCAAATAATCAAAAAATTGAGGCTTATTGTAATTATTTAATTAAGTGATTACAATCACGTGTAAAAAAAGCAATGGCAAATGGCTTAATTGTTGGAGTTAGTGGTGGAATAGATTCGGCTTTAGTTTCGGCATTGGCAAAAAAAGCGTTTCCTAAAAACACTCTTGGCGTTGTAATGCCAATTGATTCAATGGAATTAGATTTAAAAGACATTCAAGAGCTTGTAAATAATATTGATTTAGAAATTTTAACAATTGATTTAAAATCCACATTTGAAGCAATTAAATTTGCTACAAATATTACAAATTCAATGTCGATTAGTAATATTAAACCTAGATTAAGGATGACAACTTTATATGCTTTGGCCCAACAAAAAAATTATTTAGTTGTTGGCACAGATAATGAAGATGAAATTTATATTGGTTATTTCACAAAATATGGAGATGGAGGTGTAGATATTTTACCTATTTCTAGATTATTAAAAAATGAAGTGCAATTAATGGCTAGTTTTTTAAATGTTCCAGATTCAATTATCAATAAAAAACCATCCGCAGGTTTATGAGTTGGTCAAAATGACGAAGATGAACTTGGATTTTCATATAATGAATTAGATAACTATCTAAATAATAATTTAGATCTTGTTAGCAATGATGCGCTAATAAAAATTAAAAAATTACATAATTTAACTCACCACAAACGTCAAAAACCTTATCAACCAAAAACAATAGAACAATATTTTAAAAAGGAGAATTAA
- a CDS encoding YebC/PmpR family DNA-binding transcriptional regulator has product MAGHSHSANIAHRKGAQDAARGKIFQKLFKEIYVVATGAGGPDPDTNPALKLAISKAKAKNMPKANIERALAKAKGEAKDGANFIETLFNATITGGATFLIKTLSDNLNRTKSSMTAYFNRQNATLGKTGQVPFQFDLLGIIEVSKDLIDEDTLTLTSLEHGANDIISNEKSYLISTSPDSFSDVKNAIENQLGISEFLQCEVTYIPNSTVEFDVEKTEKIKEFIAKLEDDDDVQEVFHNIEL; this is encoded by the coding sequence ATGGCAGGACACTCACATTCAGCTAATATCGCACATCGTAAAGGAGCACAAGATGCTGCAAGAGGTAAAATTTTTCAAAAATTATTTAAAGAAATTTATGTTGTAGCAACAGGAGCGGGTGGACCAGATCCCGACACAAATCCAGCTTTAAAATTAGCGATTTCAAAGGCAAAAGCCAAAAATATGCCTAAAGCTAATATTGAAAGAGCTTTAGCTAAAGCAAAAGGCGAAGCAAAAGATGGTGCTAATTTTATTGAAACATTATTTAATGCAACAATTACTGGTGGAGCAACATTTTTAATTAAAACATTAAGCGATAATCTAAACCGCACTAAATCATCAATGACAGCATATTTTAATCGCCAAAATGCAACATTAGGCAAAACCGGTCAAGTTCCATTTCAATTTGACTTATTAGGAATTATTGAAGTTTCTAAAGATTTAATTGATGAAGATACATTGACTTTAACTTCTTTAGAACACGGAGCAAACGATATTATTTCTAATGAAAAAAGTTATTTAATTTCTACTTCTCCCGACTCATTTAGTGATGTTAAAAACGCAATTGAAAATCAATTAGGCATTAGTGAATTTTTACAATGTGAAGTCACATACATTCCTAATTCAACTGTTGAATTTGATGTTGAAAAGACTGAAAAAATTAAAGAATTTATAGCCAAACTTGAAGATGACGATGATGTTCAAGAAGTGTTTCACAATATTGAACTATAA
- a CDS encoding alpha/beta fold hydrolase, whose translation MKQIIYDYPYVFKDNHNPNENIIFVHGFNSNPNAFKIFEKYWTKSNYYAIQFPGNSKVKAKKNHKLNVYQYAQLLVEFVEQNDLKNVTLIGHSMGGGTISLAYKLKPHLFKKMVYIAPMNKTSLATAETYKQTYFPKTFDEFLNFLQGLYFDISKFTNDEKWMRLTKATFNADDFNNSDVVELGNSLPVLKLHEDIELGLKSITVPTLLILGEKDAVIDRDNCLNYFNEHVKYVQTTFIPKTGHMMFEENWENFISILEPFLLN comes from the coding sequence ATGAAACAAATTATTTATGATTATCCTTATGTTTTTAAAGATAATCACAACCCAAACGAAAATATAATTTTTGTACATGGTTTTAATTCAAATCCAAATGCTTTTAAAATATTTGAAAAATATTGAACTAAATCTAATTATTATGCTATTCAATTTCCGGGAAATAGCAAAGTAAAAGCCAAAAAAAATCATAAATTAAATGTGTATCAATATGCACAATTATTAGTAGAATTTGTAGAACAAAATGATTTAAAAAATGTTACTTTAATCGGTCATTCAATGGGTGGTGGCACAATATCATTAGCCTATAAATTAAAGCCACATTTATTCAAAAAAATGGTTTATATCGCACCAATGAATAAAACTTCATTAGCCACTGCCGAAACATACAAACAAACTTATTTCCCAAAAACATTTGATGAATTTTTAAATTTTTTACAAGGTTTATATTTTGATATTTCAAAATTCACAAACGATGAAAAATGAATGCGTCTAACTAAAGCAACGTTTAATGCTGATGATTTTAATAATAGCGATGTTGTTGAATTAGGCAATTCGCTTCCGGTTTTAAAACTACACGAAGATATTGAATTGGGTTTAAAAAGTATAACAGTTCCTACATTATTAATTTTAGGAGAAAAAGATGCCGTTATAGATAGAGATAATTGTCTAAATTATTTTAACGAACACGTTAAATACGTTCAAACAACATTTATTCCAAAAACAGGTCATATGATGTTTGAAGAAAATTGGGAGAATTTTATTTCAATTTTAGAACCATTTTTGCTAAATTAA